The following proteins come from a genomic window of Nicotiana tomentosiformis chromosome 12, ASM39032v3, whole genome shotgun sequence:
- the LOC104095177 gene encoding MYB-like transcription factor EOBI: MSKEICSWGMTKEGWRKGPWTAEENRLLFEYVKLHGEGRWSSVATVAGLKRNAKSCRLRWVNYLRPDLKKGQITSHEEKLILELHARWGNRWATIAKNLPGRTDNEIKNYWRTHFKKKTKTSNNKSEISKARLLKRQQLQEQQQQQCNTDNDTNKVVSYNNNNKNYYASILNKLGNRIVSLLNENVNKVPTLPQGNQEMEISYPNTADQEQDDDFFYSILNDYTPVPVLESSSNEDIIWDVLWNLDDFQCNFSTPTYDTNMAIPFN; the protein is encoded by the exons ATGAGTAAAGAAATATGCAGTTGGGGAATGACAAAAGAAGGATGGAGAAAGGGACCTTGGACTGCTGAAGAAAACAGATTGCTCTTTGAATATGTTAAGTTGCATGGTGAAGGCAGATGGAGTTCTGTTGCTACTGTTGcag GGTTGAAAAGGAATGCAAAGAGTTGTAGGTTGAGATGGGTGAATTACTTAAGGCCAGACCTTAAAAAGGGACAAATTACTTCTCATGAAGAAAAACTCATTCTAGAGCTCCATGCTAGATGGGGGAACag GTGGGCAACTATTGCGAAAAACTTGCCAGGGAGAACTGATAATGAGATCAAGAACTATTGGAGGACTCATTTCAAGAAAAAGACCAAAACTTCGAACAACAAATCTGAAATATCAAAGGCGCGTCTTCTGAAAAGACAACAAttacaagaacaacaacaacagcaatgtAACACAGACAATGATACGAATAAGGTCGtatcatacaacaacaacaacaagaactatTACGCCTCAATCCTAAATAAGTTAGGAAACAGGATCGTGTCATTACTTAATGAAAATGTGAATAAAGTACCTACTTTGCCTCAAGGGAACCAAGAAATGGAAATTTCGTATCCAAACACAGCTGATCAAGAGCAAGATGATGACTTCTTTTATTCCATTCTCAATGACTATACTCCTGTGCCTGTGCTAGAATCCTCATCAAATGAAGACATCATTTGGGATGTCTTGTGGAATTTGGATGATTTTCAGTGCAATTTCAGCACTCCAACTTATGATACAAATATGGCTATTCCTTTCAATTGA
- the LOC117273638 gene encoding uncharacterized protein, whose product MFYRIAKSSSHFGPHTSSFDIDVHPGWSPASRVTPYLDFSYRFESLMELANHAIRKYNEKECNVYKYKVLKIEKVNYLQTAYHRYFMTVKVLNLTLATPIETFQIGAAEHVFNHNIVILCCRPKEEVVIAQLDNPVQT is encoded by the exons ATGTTTTACAGGATCGCAAAGAGTTCGTCTCATTTTGGGCCTCATACATCC TCTTTTGACATTGATGTCCACCCTGGTTGGTCTCCTGCTTCTCGAGTAACTCCATATCTGGATTTCAGTTACCGGTTCGAGTCGCTGATGGAATTGGCTAACCATGCTATCCGCAAATATAatgaaaaagagtgcaat GTTTACAAGTACAAGGTCTTGAAGATTGAGAAAGTGAATTATCTTCAGACGGCATACCACCGTTATTTCATGACTGTGAAAGTCTTAAATCTCACTCTTGCTACTCCTATCGAAACTTTCCAAATCGGTGCTGCCGAACATGTATTCAATCATAATATAGTTATCCTTTGTTGCCGGCCTAAAGAAGAG GTTGTTATTGCACAGTTGGATAATCCAGTACAAACATAG